The Mycolicibacterium doricum genome includes a region encoding these proteins:
- a CDS encoding transposase has translation MSEKRKKYDREFREGAVRIVRETGKSIAAVARDLGVHEGTLGNWVTQDREAREGRGELTRDDVEELKRLRSENAELRMERDVLKRSVVLWVKEATK, from the coding sequence ATGTCAGAGAAACGGAAGAAGTACGACCGGGAGTTCCGTGAGGGGGCTGTTCGGATCGTGCGTGAGACGGGTAAGTCGATCGCGGCGGTGGCGCGGGACCTGGGGGTCCACGAGGGCACGTTGGGCAATTGGGTCACCCAGGACCGCGAGGCCCGCGAGGGTCGGGGCGAGTTGACCCGCGACGATGTCGAGGAGCTCAAACGCCTGCGCAGCGAGAACGCTGAGCTGCGGATGGAGCGCGATGTCCTCAAGCGATCAGTGGTCCTGTGGGTGAAGGAGGCGACGAAGTGA